The genomic DNA GTTCGACGTCTCGAGTTACGGGATCCCGGTCGCTCACTGGCGCTACGAGATCCTCGAGGCCGACGGCGGCTGCCGGGTCACCGAGAGTGCCTGGGACCGCAGACCGCGCTGGTTCCGCGGGGTCGCCGAGCGGGCCACCGGGGTGCGCAACCGCAGCGGCGCCAACACCGAGCACATCCAGGTGACGCTGCAGCGGCTCAAGGAGCGCGCTGAGCGCTAGTCCGCCGCGCGCGCACGCCGGCGCTGCGTGCGCAGGTCCGCCCAGAAACGGGCCGCCTCGCGCACCGAATCCTGCACCGGCCGCGGCTGCCAGTGCAGCTCACGGCGGGCTTTCGAGCAGTCCACCGGGGCTTCGGCCCGCATCAGCCGCACCGACTCCAGCGTGAGCCGTTCGTCGCTGCCCCGCAGTCGCGCCTTGAGGGTGCCGGCCGCGGCCATCGCCCACAGCACGGGCAGCGGAAGGGTGCGCCGGGGCGGGGCCACCCCCGCCTCCGCGGCCGCGAGGCGCACCACCTCGGCGTTGGTGATCATCCGCTCGGAGATCAGGTACCGCTGGCCGGGGGTACCGTGCTCGGCGGCGAGCAGCATGGCCTCGGCGGCATCTTCGACGCCGACGGCCTCCAGGGAGATCTTGTCGAGGACAAACGGCATCTTGCCGAACACCGTGCCGGCGATCAGGGCGCCGTGCGGGGTCATGCCGTAGTCGCCGCGGCCGTAGGTACTGGCCACACACATCGCCACCGCGGGCAGACCGTGCCGACT from Mycolicibacterium tokaiense includes the following:
- a CDS encoding NAD-dependent epimerase/dehydratase family protein, producing the protein MTALVIGANGFLGSHVTRKLVERGDDVRVMVRATANTVAIDDLPVTRFVGDIFDLDTVRTAMDGCDVVYYCVVDTRAWLRDPAPLFRTNVEGLRGVLDVAVAASLQKFVFTSSYATVGRKRGRVATEADAIDRGALTAYVRSRVQAEDLVLEYASRHGLPAVAMCVASTYGRGDYGMTPHGALIAGTVFGKMPFVLDKISLEAVGVEDAAEAMLLAAEHGTPGQRYLISERMITNAEVVRLAAAEAGVAPPRRTLPLPVLWAMAAAGTLKARLRGSDERLTLESVRLMRAEAPVDCSKARRELHWQPRPVQDSVREAARFWADLRTQRRRARAAD